ttcaatacttcaatctcccccttacggaaaattcaacccaataactaaagatacccaatggcaatggtggaaaaagCTGATCTTCAATGTTTTGCACAAATGTTACTGCaagttctgcaatgtctgcaagtTTCTGCATTTTCTGCAATATCTGCAatttctgcaatgtctgcaatGGAATTGTACACAGTCTCCCCCTCACATGTAGCCCTCACATGTAGTAGTACATATGGACAAATGACGGAGATGATGTAATGGATACTtgcaaaattttaattttccagaattttccaaatgggtaattaaaaaggaaagaatggaaaaaatatGATTTACCAGAAATTTCCAAACTTGTTATGGGTTAATACCAATGGGATATGGCCATATGGGTAATTGAAGAAGCAGTGGGAAAAGCAAGTCATggagaaaaacaatgcaacatatCAATCGCCAACCTTCTTCAATCAATCAAACAAATTGCTgagatggaaactcctgcaaAGTAGAATCGAACAGCAaactccaatgatcagatctgatttAAGTTAAAGAAAAACAGATCTTATTTGGAATAAAGGAcaggctccaatcttcaagacttgatcgatcttcaaacaaggaagaaccagtgtgcaaaaaaaaaactccattctATAATCACCCAGACGCTGGACAGACCTGAATTAGAGAATAATGCTAGGATCAATCTCCCAAAGTAAGCTGGATATAAACCTGAAGGCAcaaccaataaccatggaacaaactgttgtaatcccaaatagaaaCTGATCTCCACAGTATTAAATTCGACTCTTCAACAAGGTGAAAGAacttcgatctccaatagtaggcaGACTAAGTCTCAAGAccagggcagcagtagtcctcatGAAGGCAGCAATAACATcttaaccagtcatgcttacagaagccaatcaacagaaccagcaagGAATGAattaaagctcaatagaaccagcaagtagAAGACAAATAACTCAGCAGATCCAGCAGGATTGATACAGCCAGCCACAGAGGAACCAGAAAAATATAGATTGATAGTTGGAGAAATCgaccaaaaagaagaaacctgaattttttcaaaagaacTCCATGAATGATCCTGATATTGTGGTCGAGTACTTCTCTGGACACCCCTCAAAATATCAGCAAAATAggacaaccctaaccctaagatcgattagagtcagggttttggaaaaccttgaaagtgagatcgatatagggaaAGGGGGCTTCAATTGTTGATGTAGACTTGCAATAGATGCTGATTAGAACTGCTAGAATGGGACCTCCAATGCGAACTACCAATCTCCAGTAATaatgagacttgatcttcaagagggagagacaccaaaaatttgtaaaaaaatagggcagcagctatcgcaggaaaaagtacttcttcaagccatTAATCGTTGAAGTAGATTGtctctcttgatggtagaaacacctccaaaaaattaCAGCAGTAGCAAGCAGTCCTAAACCAAAAATCGATAGAtgttagggttttgtaaaaccctgaaaggAGAGAtcaattagggttaggggtcttcaaatgATTGGTAAGGTCTGGATAGATGCTGGTTAAGGTTGCAGATGAAGCTCCAACAATGGAAAATCAGCCTTCAATAGTGATAGGGATCTCATCttcaaaaaattctgaaaaactCCAATATCGCAGAGATGGTTCCAGCAGCTATCGAGCAAAAATTAGGTTATGAAAAAAAGGATAAGTAGAGTGGAGGgaagcaactaaatcattggatcACCTCATTAATGCTGCCCTCTTACAAGgatgaggaaaaaaaacaaaagaagtagaagccgagagagagaaaggaggggaagagagaaacaatGGAGTGGGGGGTTGTTTTGTAACTTAGATCAGAAtaattggctctgataccatgttagcaaaaAACAAATTgtgtgaatggcttgaatgatctaatTGATCAgacaagctctttatttataataaaggaaaaattacaaaggggacagaaatacccctacacTAGCCGACTCTATAAGAGACAAGGCTATACCtaatgaaataataattaaactaCCTTAAAAGGACCAGAACAAAACAAATTCCAAAGCCTTATCAGAACGAAAAAATTTTGATAGGCACACCaaattgagtctttatttcattgtaaaaatttttaaatacagATAAAAACTCTGAATGATCCTTAAAGAGGTACAACCAAGTAAGACGAGAGTGGTCGTctacaaaaataacaaaataccGAAAACCATGCCTATTACTTGcccgacaaggaccccaaaaatttgaatgaactaaagaaaataaagactgACTATGGGCCACGGGTCGAGAGGGAAAAGAAGCACAGTGATGCTTTCCCAACTCGCAGCCCTCACACTTTGACCTATTTAAAGACTTAAACTGGGGAAACAGAATTTTGAGCCTAGACAAGGACAAATGTCCTAACCGACAATGCCACTGAAAAGGAGAAACTCCACCAACAGGGGTAGCAACAGAAGAAGCAGAAGGGGCAGCAAAGGAGAGATAGTACAGTCCATCTTTCTCACATCCTCCACCAAtcatcttccttgtgtgaagaccctgaaaaagacagtgaagAAAAAATGTCACTCAGCAATTAAGTGCTTTAGTCAACTGACTAACAGAAAGAAGACTTATGGAAATTTAGGAACATGCAACACTGAGGAGAGAGATGTTAGGATTAAGAGAAATTGTACCGTGACCAACAACTGATGTAGAAGTGCCATTCGCAAGAATTACAGGTGGTGACTGTGAACTAGATGAAAATGAATTAAATAATGATGACTTACCAATCATATGGGTGGAAGCCCCTGAATTAATAATCCAGGGTGTAGAAGTGGTGGTAAGGAAAGTAGNNNNNNNNNNNNNNNNNNNNNNNNNNNNNNNNNNNNNNNNNNNNNNNNNNNNNNNNNNNNNNNNNNNNNNNNNNNNNNNNNNNNNNNNNNNNNNNNNNNNCCAAAAGACACTGCTCAATGATCCTTTTCCTATTCCACCCAAAAAAGCGAAATAGCTAGGCAAATTGTCAAACGACCTTTTTCTCTGAGCTTCTATAGCTGCACAACCTTTTTAAATCTTCAATTAAAGAAGTTAATCAAATTTAAACCCATAATGAGAGCCATATGGATCTCTATGATCATTCAAGGAATTGTTGGACAGATTGATGTGTTCATCAAATGCATTTCAATAGAGATTAATTTATTAACTTACGTTGAAATTTTATGTGCAATATACCCTAAGTATGACCTTTAAGTGTTCACAACTAGAGACAGAATTGGGCATTCTATTTTTATGATTGCCACATACTCACAATTGTATATTCTCACAATGCGATTGCACAATATAAGTGTGAGTATTCAGATTGTATGTGTGCTGAATGTGATAATCATTTGAGATTCTTGTATGGAATACTGCCAGTTGTTTATGCAACAAGAATTTTCGATAGTTGTTTTATCCCTATAACTGAGAGGTCATTACCATTGCAGTTGTGTATTGTTCATATGTGGTATAAAAAGGTTGATGCTTACACTGGCTACATATCGGTGCATTCAGCATACAGTGTTCCACTGTAGatgaaagagatgctcaacaagATATCCACTTCCCAAAAGGGTAAACATCTTGAGAAAGTTATTTGATTGTGATTGGACCAATATTCTGATTTTGGTGGCAATGTTGTAAATTTTTTACAAAGAGTTTTTAAAATATACATAATTGCATTCCAATCATCAGTCAAGACTCTTTGATATTAGTCATTCAACATATTAGAGTTTTTCATGGTGTGTCCATTTACATACCCGTGTGTCTGTTTTGTGATGTTGATAAGTGACTAGTGGAGTAACGTAAGTTTCTATCACTTAAGGGTTAAGTGGTTACATCTCGCATGGATTGTCCTTATGTGGATAATCTAAATAAGCATCTCTTTTTATCCCCATACATgctcgcacacacacacacatggcaCTATACGATAATTACTAGTTTTAATAACCTCAACATTATGAGAACCCTATTGAGTATTGAAGTCTCTTTGATAAAAGGAGAAGATAAATCACCAAAATATTTCTCTCTCGAAAACCTCCCTCAAATTAGCCTCTACTTTCTAATCCttcaaattttaatttccttCTCAAAGTATACCCACAATTTCATTCTGCGTATAATACCTTGCATTTGTACTCTAACAGTGCTAAAACCTTCTTCATTCCATGAAACCAACACTGAATTATATTCAGTAAGTCAACCTATTCTATTTCAAAAAGTTCAGTTTGATTCTTTGATACCCATATCTTCAATAAGAACATAATCTTGTTTGTCTTGAGTATACATGCATCTAACACATATATCCTATATGGCTATAACAGAAAGGTTTTAGTACAGCAAGCCAACTATATGGCTGTGTAGGCCTTGGACACACTCCATTTGTAGAGAACTTTGCCAAAAACATCATAGAAGATCAGCTCCGCATCGGTTTCGGTAATCTCTACAGTCATGAATCCTTGCCCATCATAAAAGAATTTCAGCCCCTCTTTCTTCAGATCATAGTCACCTCTCCATGCCTTTGAACCACCTCCACTGGTAAAGTATTGAAGTTTACTGCATTCCCAAATCCAATTCCATCAGGTACTTCAGTTCAATTGCCCCAAGAGTACTTACagtttttaacattgttagggTTTGTAACAGATTTACCTGTCTCGGCTACTGATGTGTTGCACCAAATGGTCATGTCCATTAATATAAAGATCAACATCATCGGCCTGAGAAATTCATAGAGAAGTTACTACAGTTACAAACttagattttagggtttagtaTAGCTGTTAACCCTTTTTTAAGCTAGTTAGAATTCAATCACCTTAAGGATTGGGAGAAGCTCCTTCACAAGCTCAATGGTGTCACCATGTTGGCCAGCACTTCTCAATGTATGATGACCAACGACGATCTTCCACTTTGCCGTCGACTCTTTCAATGCTGAATCAAGATCCTATGGATAGAACCATTACCAAATGTTTAGATTGTGATCTTCTAGTGGAATTAAGCTCTCAAAGTTTAAGCCTTTTGAGGCTAAAAAAACAGATATAATGGGAAAGCAGACGAATGGGTTACCTTCTTAATGTTACTCAGATATTCTTGTCTACTAGGAGTAATACCCCTCCAGTCATAGGTATCATCCCCTGGATGAGTAAAGTACTTGTCTACGAATGGAGGAGTGTCAATAAAGAAGAACTCTGCAAGTTCTGTCAAATAACAAGAACAGATAATTAGGTTTCTTCAATTGGATCAATAATGGATGAAATAGAGGATGGTAGAGAGGGAGATCAATCATATATTATACCTGTATTAACAATGAAAGATCTCAtgcaaaaccattttttatCAAGCTTGTTAAGAACTGGACTCAATTGGGCCTCTACATCACCCCTGTAGTCGTGGTTGCCCAAAACTGTACAAATTTAACTTCAAAATTAatcaattaagaaaaaataaaaacaattttgATGGATTGTTTCATAAATTTAGTGTGTGAACATACCATTGTACCATTGCTTTTGCAGGCTTTTAGCAGTATAGATTTTGGAAAATGACTCCTCAAATTGCGGGTCATCGGTGCCGGTCAGTCCGTTACTGTAGAAGTTGTCGCCGGTGGAGATAATGAAAGCTGGGTCAAGCTCTTCTGCGACCTTTcccatctaaaagaaaaaacacatgAAAGATTGTTCAGATTAGCATATAAGAGCAAACTCCAACCCAAAGTGAGAATGAGGTCCCTTGGCATTAATGGTCTCTGATGGATCAACGGTTCAATTGAAGAGTTAACCATACAAAATGATGGAAAGGAGAGACAATGTGGATgtagaaaattacaaaatataaGGATACCAATATGAAGGGGTGACTGGGTGAGTGTAAATTAATATGATTATGGTAATATTTTAAAATAAGGTAAAAGTATTTTCTGGTTATGGGGCAACAGATTGTTGTCCGGTTGAGTAGTCCTTGCACCAGCACAGGGGCAATGAGAGTGCATGAAAGGGCATCAACATGagtggtttttttgttttttttttttttatttcacaggggCAGGGTCATAATTTGGCACActcctgtgtctaggtgcaagaaTAACCATGCGACCAGGTAGGGTTCTTTTTACCATATTTTTATTAGATATATTATTGTATTAAATAAAGGTAAAGGGTTGctaccttagttagtaagttcgggaacggcaattgaacgggaacggatacgtacggcaattaaatggactagacggtaataatacttttcaaaaatccggcttcataaaatgcatacggtaataatacgatacgcgtttaatacgggtataatacggcatagacggaaataatacttttaaaaaaacggacatatattcattatataacatgcattcaccacctaataaacaaaataatatcatgattttatgaactaaaataaacacaataatataatatgctatataacatctctaagattatcatttaacataccaaaatatcaataatctacaagaaatgaatgtagattgtctgaaaatgagatgagcaagctgattaccttatcattaaatcattcttccaacattacatttctttctatctacaatgagataaccatatatttttaatcagatgtgttcttgtgaagggggatgagttcccactaattaaccaacacaagacaagagggagagttctagatatggatctccactgtacacattagttgtaagagacagaaaaacaagaataaaatagaatagagattgagccgttctcgccaatatcacaccagtttcatttgcttcactaccaccatcaaagttcaaagaccagagaaacaagaggagagtacaagtcttaagtgccgctttgttgaacgaagacggggaggatgattggagatggagggcggctactgttacctgctacggttggatgttcaatgcaaatcgaaagggacgaaagggaaagtgaaatcgtttccctaaattctaatcttttgggtttttttttttaaaaaaaaaatgtatagtacgcgtattatacgagtataatactcgatcgattaaaaaacctatttttttataaaaatatgggaaaatacgAGGATGATAGTATTATACGTTCAAAAATTTGGGTACGCATATAATATGCATATTATAcgcgtatttactaactaaggttgCTACAAGAGGTTGCATCCGTCAATCCATCTTTGCAAGGACACTCGTACATGGGAATATCCCTATAGATGAAAAGGTTGCTAcaagcaaggttcaaaatccaagTATCGGACTCGGGATTGGTCATGGCCGAAATCTTTTCGGatcgggatcggatcggtcCAATTCGGTCAAAAAACCCCCCAATATCGTTTTTATATGGATCGTGTATGTATCGGCTagagttggtgggtgttgtgatgccgggatcggatcggtcaaaaGCGGTTGGTATcgatcaagataatataaaaaataaaaaataaaacttaaaaactttgaaaaaataaaaaaaatattcagttgGATAGGTCCAGAATCGGATCGGATCTGCCGATCCAACTGAGTTGGGCAATCcaatcaaaccttgttgtatcgATCAAATCTCGAGATCGGCCTCGactgataccgatccgatccgatccgattcTAATTTCAAGGAAATTATCCCGTTTGTGAATTAGCAAAATTGGTTTGGTCTTCAATCGTACCTTTCGGATATTGAATGGAAAGTGTTTCACTGTTTAAGAGAGGCTAACCTAGTGGCGGACCTCTTAGTTAGATCAGCAGCTAGACTGATGGATTCATCTACTAATATCTCTCTGCCTCCTTCTATCCAAGAAGAGCTTGTCATTGACGCTCAGGGTAGGCCAAGATTTAGATTCATCTCTCGATAGCCTCTTGCATCTAGCCCAATCAATTGTCCTTATCATTGATAGTATTGCTGAAGGTTAGAGAgtgtttcttggtttttttttttagctattTGGACTCTTCAGTGTTcctctttgtattttttttctattcattttaTAATATAAATGTTCTTTTAtcgaaaaaaattaaaaaggtaTAAAGAGGTGAACGATACAATCGAGACCTACATGGTCAGGATagaagagataaaattatataaaaaaaccCATGTAAGAGTGCGATAATATTACACTTGCATTGTGGgaaactttttcccttaattaattttgttgttAATTGGTTATTAACGACAAAGAGAGACAAACAGCTTTAGAGAACCATAAGGAATCAATTTCAATAAAGGGTAATATTTAATGACAACAAAATTGtgtcacatatatatatatatatatatatatatatatatagatatatcaATTAATAATCAACATATATAGGGATTTCATACACACCGTACAAGTATGCACAATCATGTCCCCTCTCACAGGGAGTTAGAAAAGTCAtaaaaccccattccatagaaaGAGAATGTGGTCCTATTCATCAAAATATTTTGGGTCTCAGGGTATACCTTCCCCGGTAAGAATTCATAACAAACAATTCTTtggaagagattttttttttttttttttttttttttttttttgggggggtggggtttggGGGGGACTAAACTACTAGGTGGAAATTCTTTGAATAGAAATACATGATAACAAAAAAGTGAATCTCGCAGATACCCACAcctctcccatcttcttcttattttttgttttctttttctgcaACTACTGATAAGAGCTTAACTAAGAGATCGGGTGAGTTACCCTGATCAGATGACAGAGTTTGGGTTGAATCAGTATCATACGGTGGTGCTGACaccaacaaaagagaagaagaagaagaagaagaaaaatatgccataaacacacaaaaaaaaattgtttcttcTCAGATAAATAATTAATAGGTTGTGAGCGATGGAAAATGTAATACCTGATCTGCAACTAGAGTCTGATTGTAGTGTCCTTTCCTTCCCCAATCTCCGACGACTAAAATCCGGAGTGAATCGGAGTTCACTGGATGATTGATCCGATGAAGATTTGCCAAGGAAGAAACTAAACACAAGGCAAGGGTGGCTGACCATAGAAGGCACAGAGCCATGGACCTGTTGAAGGAACAAGCAGCCATGACTCTTGCAGGAGAAGGCCCTGATCAAAGAAAGATGGAAccaggaagaaagagggaaaagggaaaaagagaaagagagaacttTCTCTACAATTTCCAAATGGGTTCAGCACTACCCCTTTTATAAGTCACAGTAACTAACGTGAAGTGTTTAAATTTTCtccaagtaattttttttttttttccatttataaTGACGTCAAGTTAAAACCAACATGAAATGTGTGGGTTGGGGTTCCCTGATGTAATAGATAAAATTAAGATGCCAATAATATACGAGACACACATGGCATGCAATAATTGCACAACGGTTGGATATGGTACCACCGTCTAATGGGACCCATGTAACATGATTCCCTGTTTGTCTATTGCTTTAATGGGTCCTACATATTAGATCTCCACCGTAAGATTTGTTTGGAACCTTCCTCAATCCCCATAAGAATTTGATAGGATAAGATGACGTAGGGTCCATTATAAGATTGATTTTCCAATAAAGAGACGATtgaggtggtggtggggttGGACTAAGGGAGTGATTGAGTAGGTTGTCAAAATGTGAACCGAACCGATTTGAACTAGCCCAAATCGAATCGAGGCTTATTGGATTGGATTTGGATTAAGATATCATGAAATCAATTGGAAACCGAATCTAACCTGATATCAAACCGATAACAAACCAATAATAGAAATCGAATTCAAACCAAAACTGACACCAATAAAAACCGAATCTTCTCatcttggtttggtttggtttggatctCACCTATTCTCACACACCACAACGGATGAATctgaatcgaaaccaaatcaaaatgaaCCACCGGATTGATACCCCTAGCAGTGGGCAAAAAATCAAGATAATGGTGTGGGGTCCGGTGGGCCCAACAAAGAAGAGGAGTCGTGTGGCAAACAAGAAAAGCTAAGTagttataccttattttctttgaaaaaagctAGTAGTAGTTTCCACATTGGCAAAAGGTTTCGTGTATGGTGGTGCATGGTGCATGATCGTACTTGCGACCCTgcaaccattggatggagatAAAGAATCATGTATTGTACTTAATAATATCCATCTAATGGTTGAAAACACAACCGTGCGCCATAGCCATGTACGAAACCTCTCCCCTTATACAATAGTGGAAGTTTGTTGGATGAGTAAAAGAGGGAAGTACCATATGAATATATAGgcttttcgtttttttttgggaaaaggcttatgtgGTCGGCAACTCACTGACAAAATTGATTTAAATAATAGATTATGTGTTATTAACCttaaaataattgaatttaaGGCTAACACATGATGGATCTTTGTTTAATTCTTTCCTTATGAGGCTTTTTATTCGAATAAGATTCCACAATTATTCCTAGAATAATTCCAAAGGTAGATATTGTTTATTGGAATCCACTTCACccaaagtgtttttttttaatagtcaattctttcttcttttctggtgCCAAACCATCCCCAGTTTCGATCTGCCTCAGTGGCCACACCAGACCTAAACAGTACAGTGGAATATATGTACTTTAATCATATATTTACAGCCCTGTCCATCTTGGATCTTTctcaataatataatatttatttcttaGTAAATAAATGATCAAATATTcatttaaatatataaataaccAAATATTCATTGGTAAacttataaattattaaatatttattcTTAAGTAAACAAATAACCAAATATTTATCTATAGGcacaaaaatatgaaaaaaattattgaaatgtAATCCCcatttttacccccaaaaaaaaaaaaaaatgtaatctCCATTATTGTGCATACCAATACtaaaatttgaataaaaatactTAAAATTTAATCTCCATTACTATGCATACTGTTAGATTCCATAGGTGTGAGGGTTTATGATTCTCCATAAACCCTACACGATATTAAGAGAGTAGGGAGTTATCGTTTTTGGCTTTATTCCTGTTTCTAGGTTGACTCTGTTtagtttcctttcttgtttctaaGTCTAAGTTTATTCTAGTTGTTCTAGGAAACTAATATCTTTGGGTGTACTTCTCATATTATATAAACTATGTGTGGGAGGTTGGACGAGATTCATGTTCCagatttcctctctttctttttctcattctcGGCTTCTCTTCTTCCTGTTGATTGGTTTGCTCGTCAGTTTAGTTACACATATCAATGCTTAGGGCTATGTTTAGTTGCgaggaaaattaaaaagaaagaaagtaaaaattttcaaaccttcaaaagaaacttttgtaataattatcccatgtgattgtagAAATTACTTAAATTCCATACCATATTTTGTAGTGATAAATTttgcatgtaatttttattttactttttaaaccaaaggaaattggatgcaaagtaaagtgaaatttaataaccaaatatagaatgatttggagCAAGTGATATATTCACAtgagataatgattacaaaaatttcctaTTTAAGTTTAAACATACCACTTTCCTTCCCATTAAttctccttgcaaccaaacggagccttagAAGATTGAATGCCTTTGAAGAATCTCACCGGCATCTTTACAAGATCTcgtttcctattttaattttaacttCTTCTTCCAGTGTCCTCTATAAGGCTACACCTTTATAGAAAGTCCCACTTTAAGACAGGTGGGTCAGTTTagcttttgttatttttttatttttttttaagatcacAAACTATGAGGGTCTCTTTTATTAGTgtaattcattttttgggtcttATGACATTACTACTAATTTAACTTGTCAACAAagttttgtttggtttggtttaattttttgTATAGTGGTGTCTAATTTTAAATTGTTTCTATAGATATCAGATACAAAAACGTCCATGTGGATAACATGTAATAGACAATAGTATTCTCTAATGCATAGTGATATGCATTTATTAGAAATTAACTCTATAAGTTCAGATTCTATTGTTTGGATGACACACAATAATTCAATAAAATGCACAAGATAAAGACTATCAATATCACTATTTGGATGAACATCAGGCCATAAAAGAATCAATTCTTAATTAGAAAAATGAGCCTAACTAGTTGTTTCGATCTTTAatgctacgtttggtaaatgtctgaataGTGTTTAGAACTATTTTTTcgttctttaagaacaaaaaaacgtgATTTTGTGTTTGGCTTGACGgttcctttttttgttctttaagaaCGAACAGGAGGAATATTTGATgtaaagaacaaagaacaatcATCACGCGATTCACGAGCAAAGCCCGTGAGCAAGCCtcgaagacaaaaaaaaaaaaacccaaaaggcaGATCTGGGGAAGGAAGTTAGGAGGAGGAGGTGAACTTGCAggtcgatctctctctctctctctctcggtcgtTTGTTGGGATGTAGATCTGACTATGGATTTTTCTCCTTTGTCTCAGGATTTGGAGCAACAACCCTAACAATTGAAGGTTTCTGCTACAGTGGTCCTCTCTAGCACGACCATCTCTGCAACTGAAGTTGACAACAACGAaagtgactctctctctctcgccctcTCTCTGTAATTTGGTCTTTGTTCTTCGTTTTTCTTTCCGATATTTTCCTGTAACGTTTTTCATGCGTTGATGGTGTAATGTTTGAAATTTGTGATTGCTCGCCCATTTCTTCCTGAAATCTGTAATGTTTATCAGAAGTTTACTGGCCGCTTGTTGTGAGATTTTCATCTTTGTCAACAGATCTGCTTAACgaacttcttctccatttttttttttttttttttttgtgatagatatttcttctccatttccgtTCTGTGTAATGCatttttttctccatctcttccgATTTATCAACACATTGCACttggtttctctttttttccttttgattttagACCTCTCATGACTCTCATGAATCAAACGGTTAGAGAATGAAGTAAGGAAAAGcaggggagaagagaagataacaGTTCACAGCCTCACACTTCAGACTTCACTTGACAGAGATAAGAATCTGGGAATAATAGATTGGCCTTAGCGCTTTCCAAACTGGGAATAATAGGTGGCCTTACCATTACTCACCTCACTCAAGTTGTCACTCAAATCATAGGAGAAAAAATACTAGCATTCTTACTCGTCCAACTCATTTGATTACACCCAAGCAACAGAGATTTGAAAAATAGTATAACATAACAAGGATACTTTTTTCACTTGTTCTC
The sequence above is a segment of the Telopea speciosissima isolate NSW1024214 ecotype Mountain lineage chromosome 7, Tspe_v1, whole genome shotgun sequence genome. Coding sequences within it:
- the LOC122669995 gene encoding purple acid phosphatase 3-like encodes the protein MAACSFNRSMALCLLWSATLALCLVSSLANLHRINHPVNSDSLRILVVGDWGRKGHYNQTLVADQMGKVAEELDPAFIISTGDNFYSNGLTGTDDPQFEESFSKIYTAKSLQKQWYNVLGNHDYRGDVEAQLSPVLNKLDKKWFCMRSFIVNTELAEFFFIDTPPFVDKYFTHPGDDTYDWRGITPSRQEYLSNIKKDLDSALKESTAKWKIVVGHHTLRSAGQHGDTIELVKELLPILKADDVDLYINGHDHLVQHISSRDSKLQYFTSGGGSKAWRGDYDLKKEGLKFFYDGQGFMTVEITETDAELIFYDVFGKVLYKWSVSKAYTAI